In Quercus robur chromosome 11, dhQueRobu3.1, whole genome shotgun sequence, the following proteins share a genomic window:
- the LOC126705689 gene encoding allantoate deiminase 2-like translates to MNTLYSFIQFKYLLLSLLLLPLSISSSASAYIFSDGEISSRNDLFREILRDEAVARLNELGKVSDADGYLERTFMSPASLRAGNLIRGWMEDAGLRTWVDQLGNLHGRVEGMNASAEALLIGSHLDTVVDAGIFDGSLGIISALSALKVLNVNGMMGKLRRPIEVIAFSDEEGVRFHSTFLGSAALAGVLPVTALQISDKSGVTVQDSLKENSLEITEENLLQLKYDPGSVWGYVEVHIEQGPVLEWLGFPLGVVKGIAGQTRLKVTVRGSQGHAGTVPMSMRQDPMVAAAELIVLLESICKNPKDFLSYDGHCNDISLESLSSSLVCTVGEISTWPSASNVIPGQVTFTVDLRAIDDMGREAVIYELSNQVYKICERRSVSCIIDRKHDANAVVCDSELSSQLKSAAYSALRKMAGDIQDETPALMSGAGHDAMAMSHLTKVGMLFVRCRGGVSHSPAEHVLDEDVWAAGLAILVFLETQL, encoded by the exons ATGAACACCCTCTATTCCTTCATTCAATTCAAATATCTGCTACTCTCTCTCTTACTGTTACCGttatctatttcttcttctgcttcagCTTATATATTTTCTG ATGGTGAAATAAGCAGTAGGAATGATTTGTTTCGTGAAATCTTAAGGGATGAGGCAGTGGCAAGGCTTAATGAGCTTGGAAAG GTAAGTGATGCAGATGGCTATCTTGAGAGAACATTCATGAGTCCAGCTTCTTTGAGGGCTGGTAACCTTATTCGTGGATGGATGGAGGATGCTGGTTTGAGAAC TTGGGTAGACCAGTTGGGCAATTTACACGGTCGAGTAGAGGGAATGAATGCAAGTGCTGAGGCTCTGTTGATTGGTTCTCATCTG GATACTGTTGTTGATGCTGGTATATTTGATGGTTCGCTAGGCATAATCTCTGCATTATCTGCTCTGAAGGTTTTGAATGTCAATGGGATGATGGGAAAATTAAGGCGGCCGATTGAG GTGATTGCATTTAGTGATGAGGAGGGAGTGAGGTTTCACTCTACTTTCTTGGGCAGTGCTGCTTTAGCTGGTGTTTTACCAGTTACAGCCTTGCAGATATCTGACAAGAG TGGCGTGACAGTGCAAGATTCTCTGAAGGAAAACTCCCTAGAAATTACAGAGGAAAACTTGTTACAGCTCAAGTATGACCCAGGGTCTGTCTGGGGTTACGTTGAG GTTCACATTGAACAGGGTCCTGTACTAGAATGGCTTGGTTTTCCTCTTGGTGTGGTTAAAGGCATAGCTGGCCAGACAAGACTAAAG GTTACAGTGAGAGGTTCACAGGGGCATGCCGGAACTGTTCCTATGTCTATGCGTCAGGATCCTATGGTTGCTGCTGCTGAATTAATAGTACTGTTGGAAAGTATCTGTAAAAACCCTAAAGATTTTCTATCTTATGATGGTCATTGCAATGATATATCACTTGAATCACTTTCCAGTTCTCTAGTCTGTACTGTTGGAGAGATATCAACATGGCCAAGTGCAAGTAATGTCATTCCAGGCCAG GTGACATTCACTGTGGATTTACGAGCAATCGATGACATGGGACGTGAAGCTGTTATCTATGAATTATCTAATCAGGTGTATAAAATATGTGAGAGGCGTTCTGTTTCATGTATCATCGATCGTAAG CATGATGCGAATGCAGTGGTTTGTGATTCTGAATTGAGTTCTCAGCTGAAGTCTGCGGCTTACTCTGCACTCAGAAAAATGGCCGGTGACATTCAAGACGAAACACCTGCCTTAATGAGTGGTGCAGGACATGATGCAATGGCCATGTCTCATTTAACAAAG GTTGGAATGCTGTTTGTCCGGTGTCGTGGAGGTGTAAGTCATTCCCCTGCAGAGCATGTATTGGACGAAGATGTTTGGGCTGCTGGTTTGGCAATCTTGGTGTTTCTGGAGACCCAATTGTAA